The Longimicrobium sp. genome has a segment encoding these proteins:
- a CDS encoding response regulator, with protein MKKILLVEDNEMNRDMLSRRLERKGYDVVVAVDGQDGVDRAARELPDLVLMDMSLPVLDGWEATRRLKSTPATGHIPIIALTAHAMAGDREHAMGAGCDDYDTKPIDLARLLTKIENLLARHAGG; from the coding sequence ATGAAGAAGATATTGCTGGTGGAAGACAACGAGATGAACCGCGACATGCTGTCGCGGCGCCTGGAGCGGAAGGGCTACGACGTGGTGGTCGCGGTCGACGGGCAGGACGGGGTGGACCGGGCCGCCAGGGAGCTGCCGGACCTGGTGCTGATGGACATGAGCCTCCCGGTCCTGGACGGATGGGAGGCGACGCGCCGCCTGAAGTCCACGCCGGCCACCGGCCACATTCCCATCATCGCGCTCACCGCGCACGCCATGGCCGGCGACCGGGAGCACGCGATGGGTGCCGGCTGCGACGACTACGACACCAAGCCGATCGACCTGGCGCGCCTGCTCACGAAGATCGAGAATCTCCTGGCCCGGCACGCCGGCGGGTAG